One genomic window of Paenibacillus xylanilyticus includes the following:
- a CDS encoding glycosyltransferase family 2 protein produces the protein MIVKNEEASLARCLDSVKGIADEIVIVDTGSTDRTRQIAAKYTERIVNFEWIDDFAAARNFAFDQATTEYILWLDADDVFEPNDRAKLIDLKHSLDPAVDSVTMDYNLSFTPDGKVAYSLRRNRLVRRDRNFRWIGAVHEYLEVGGNLLHSDIAVTHKKDKEYTDRNLRIYRKREEAGEHFTPRDLYYFGNELKDHGQHEDAITYYGKFLNTGLGWVEDQIAACQKIADCEAALGHSEQEVSALLRSFAYDLPRAEICCRLGGYFADRGDYRKAVFWYEQATHAVRPADPMVVLNEAAWTWMPHLQLCVCYDRLGNRAKAKEHNDIALAYHPTHPSMLYNDQYFKDLEKESVLEEA, from the coding sequence ATGATTGTGAAAAATGAAGAGGCTTCCCTGGCCAGATGCCTGGATTCAGTGAAGGGCATTGCCGACGAGATTGTCATCGTGGATACGGGCTCAACCGATCGCACACGTCAAATTGCAGCCAAATATACAGAACGAATTGTTAATTTTGAATGGATCGATGATTTTGCAGCTGCTCGCAATTTTGCATTTGATCAGGCAACCACAGAATATATACTTTGGCTGGATGCTGATGATGTGTTCGAACCGAATGACCGGGCGAAGCTTATTGATTTGAAACACTCTCTTGATCCTGCAGTGGACAGCGTTACCATGGACTATAATTTGTCATTCACTCCAGATGGGAAGGTTGCCTACAGTTTGAGAAGGAATCGACTGGTGCGACGGGATCGAAATTTCCGCTGGATCGGTGCAGTGCATGAATATCTGGAAGTTGGCGGCAATTTGCTGCATAGCGATATTGCGGTGACCCATAAGAAAGACAAGGAGTACACCGACCGCAACCTGAGGATTTACCGGAAGCGTGAGGAAGCAGGTGAACATTTTACTCCCCGGGATCTCTATTACTTCGGTAATGAACTGAAAGATCATGGACAGCATGAGGATGCGATTACATACTACGGGAAGTTTTTGAATACGGGTCTTGGTTGGGTGGAGGATCAGATTGCTGCCTGCCAAAAAATTGCAGATTGCGAAGCGGCATTGGGGCACTCCGAACAGGAAGTTTCAGCGCTTCTGAGGTCGTTTGCCTATGATTTGCCGAGAGCAGAGATCTGCTGCCGCCTGGGGGGTTATTTCGCCGATCGAGGAGATTATCGCAAGGCAGTATTCTGGTATGAACAGGCGACCCATGCTGTTCGTCCAGCCGATCCGATGGTCGTGCTGAACGAAGCAGCCTGGACATGGATGCCCCACTTGCAGCTATGCGTATGTTATGATCGGCTGGGCAATCGTGCCAAGGCGAAGGAGCACAATGATATTGCTCTTGCATATCATCCTACACACCCCAGCATGCTGTACAATGATCAGTATTTCAAGGATCTGGAAAAGGAAAGTGTATTGGAAGAGGCTTGA
- a CDS encoding glycosyltransferase family 2 protein produces MNDREEEDRPHITLSMIVRNEEQRYLRQALQTHRPWIDRAVIIDDGSTDHTVALCKELLEGIPLVMVENRASRFADEVSLRKQQWEATIATGPEWILNLDADEILTADFGIQRNQLLGSSEDAIYFRLFDMWSDTHYREDQYWQAHAYYRPFLVRYRPGLTYEWKEIPQHCGRFPLTIQHFAYGCHTPRVKHYGWAREEDRIRKFERYQALDPDARYGWREQYESILDTDPRLLPWME; encoded by the coding sequence TTGAATGACCGTGAGGAAGAGGACAGACCACATATTACGCTGTCCATGATCGTACGTAATGAAGAACAGCGATATCTTAGACAGGCACTGCAAACGCACCGGCCTTGGATTGATCGTGCGGTCATCATAGATGATGGGAGCACCGATCATACGGTTGCTCTATGTAAAGAGCTGCTTGAAGGGATTCCCCTGGTCATGGTTGAAAATCGGGCATCCCGGTTCGCCGATGAAGTGAGTCTGCGTAAGCAGCAATGGGAGGCGACGATAGCTACTGGACCTGAATGGATACTGAATCTGGATGCCGATGAGATTCTGACGGCTGACTTTGGCATACAGCGCAATCAGCTCCTGGGAAGTAGCGAGGACGCGATCTACTTCAGATTGTTTGATATGTGGAGTGATACGCACTACCGGGAGGATCAATATTGGCAGGCACATGCATATTACCGTCCATTTCTCGTCCGTTATCGTCCCGGATTAACTTATGAGTGGAAGGAAATCCCGCAGCACTGCGGACGTTTCCCCCTTACGATCCAGCATTTTGCCTATGGATGTCATACGCCTCGTGTGAAGCATTACGGCTGGGCTCGCGAGGAGGATCGCATCCGCAAATTCGAGCGTTATCAGGCACTGGACCCGGATGCAAGGTACGGCTGGAGAGAACAGTATGAATCCATTCTGGATACAGATCCAAGGCTGCTGCCCTGGATGGAATAA